A window of the Pseudomonas gozinkensis genome harbors these coding sequences:
- a CDS encoding DHA2 family efflux MFS transporter permease subunit, with amino-acid sequence MSNNASFTPPSLLLSTIGLSLATFMQVLDTTIANVALPTISGNLGVSSEQGTWVITSFAVSNAIALPLTGWLSRRFGEVKLFLWATILFVLASFLCGISTSMPELIGFRVLQGLVAGPLYPMTQTLLIAVYPPARRGMALALLAMVTVVAPIAGPILGGWITDSYSWPWIFFINVPIGIFAVMVVRQQLAKRPVVTSHQPMDYVGLITLIIGVGALQVILDKGNDLDWFESNFIIIGAAISVIALAVFVIWEMTDQHPVVNLRLFAHRNFRIGTLVLVLGYAGFFGINLILPQWLQTQMGYTATWAGLAVAPIGILPVLLSPFVGKYAHKFDLRLLAGLAFLAIGLSCFMRAEFTNEVDFQHIALVQLFMGIGVALFFMPTLSILMSDLPPSQIADGAGLATFLRTLGGSFAASLTTWIWIRRADQHHAYMSESISTYEPATREALNQLGGASNPAYAQLDHVLTSQAYMLSTVDYFTLLGWGFMGLILIVWLAKPPFAAKAGPAASGH; translated from the coding sequence ATGAGCAATAACGCCTCTTTCACGCCGCCCAGCCTGTTGCTCAGCACCATCGGCCTGTCGCTGGCGACCTTCATGCAGGTGCTCGACACCACCATCGCCAACGTGGCGCTGCCGACCATTTCCGGCAACCTCGGCGTGAGTTCGGAGCAGGGCACCTGGGTCATCACCTCGTTTGCCGTGAGCAACGCCATTGCGCTGCCGCTCACTGGCTGGCTGAGCCGTCGCTTCGGTGAGGTGAAGCTGTTTCTGTGGGCGACCATCCTGTTTGTACTGGCTTCGTTCCTCTGCGGTATTTCCACGTCGATGCCGGAGCTGATCGGCTTCCGCGTGCTGCAAGGTCTGGTGGCCGGGCCGTTGTACCCGATGACCCAGACGCTGCTGATTGCGGTCTATCCGCCAGCGAGGCGGGGCATGGCCCTGGCGTTGCTGGCGATGGTCACGGTGGTGGCGCCGATTGCCGGGCCGATCCTCGGCGGCTGGATTACCGACAGTTACAGCTGGCCGTGGATCTTCTTCATCAACGTGCCGATCGGGATTTTCGCGGTGATGGTGGTGCGCCAGCAACTGGCCAAGCGCCCGGTGGTCACCAGCCATCAGCCGATGGATTACGTCGGGCTGATCACGCTGATCATCGGCGTGGGCGCGTTGCAGGTGATCCTCGACAAGGGCAATGACCTGGACTGGTTCGAGTCGAACTTCATCATTATCGGCGCGGCAATTTCGGTGATCGCGCTGGCGGTGTTCGTGATCTGGGAAATGACCGACCAGCATCCGGTGGTCAACCTGCGGCTGTTCGCCCACCGCAACTTCCGCATCGGCACGCTGGTGCTGGTGTTGGGTTACGCCGGATTCTTCGGCATCAACCTGATCCTGCCGCAGTGGTTGCAGACCCAGATGGGCTACACCGCGACCTGGGCCGGGCTGGCGGTGGCGCCGATCGGCATTCTGCCGGTGTTGCTGTCACCGTTTGTCGGCAAGTACGCGCACAAGTTCGACCTGCGCCTGCTGGCCGGACTGGCGTTCCTGGCAATCGGCCTGAGCTGCTTCATGCGCGCCGAGTTCACCAACGAGGTGGACTTCCAGCACATCGCGCTGGTGCAGTTGTTCATGGGGATTGGTGTGGCGCTGTTCTTTATGCCGACCCTGAGCATTCTGATGTCGGATCTACCGCCAAGTCAGATTGCCGATGGCGCCGGTCTGGCGACGTTCCTGCGGACACTGGGCGGCAGCTTTGCGGCGTCGTTGACTACGTGGATCTGGATTCGCCGGGCGGATCAGCATCATGCCTACATGAGCGAAAGCATCAGCACTTATGAGCCGGCGACCCGTGAGGCGCTGAATCAGTTGGGCGGGGCGAGCAATCCGGCGTATGCGCAGCTGGATCATGTGCTGACCAGTCAGGCGTACATGCTTTCCACCGTGGATTACTTCACGCTGTTGGGGTGGGGGTTTATGGGGTTGATTCTGATTGTGTGGCTGGCTAAACCGCCGTTTGCTGCCAAGGCAGGCCCGGCGGCCAGCGGTCACTAA
- a CDS encoding efflux RND transporter periplasmic adaptor subunit, producing MATAENTQAQDNAQDTGNPRKRKVMLLVLAVMVALAGAGVWAYHEFIGRWSESTDDAYVNGNVVEITPLVTGTVVSIGADDGDLVHEGQVLINFDPNDAEVGLQSAKANLARTVRQVRGLYSNVDGMKAQVNAQQAEVQKAQDNFNRRKNLAAGGAISQEELSHARDDLTSAQNALANAKQQLKTTSALVDDTVVSSHPDVMAAAAQLRQAYLTNARSTLIAPVTGYVAKRTVQLGQRVQPGTALMAVIPLDQLWIDANFKETQLRDMRIGQPVEIESDIYGSDVKFSGTIDSLGAGTGSAFALLPAQNATGNWIKIVQRVPVRIHVNAEELAKHPLRVGLSTNVEVNLHDQSGPVLAQQPPQKASFSTNVYDRQLAEADAMITQLIHDNSAAVSKTAQR from the coding sequence ATGGCCACTGCCGAAAACACACAAGCTCAAGACAACGCCCAGGACACTGGCAATCCGCGCAAACGCAAGGTGATGCTGCTGGTGCTGGCCGTTATGGTTGCCCTCGCCGGTGCCGGTGTCTGGGCGTATCACGAATTCATCGGGCGCTGGAGCGAAAGCACCGACGACGCCTACGTCAACGGCAACGTGGTGGAAATCACCCCGCTGGTGACCGGCACCGTGGTCAGCATCGGCGCCGACGACGGCGATCTGGTGCATGAAGGCCAGGTGCTGATCAACTTCGACCCGAACGACGCCGAAGTCGGCCTGCAAAGTGCCAAGGCCAATCTGGCCCGCACCGTGCGCCAGGTTCGCGGCTTGTACAGCAACGTCGACGGCATGAAGGCCCAGGTCAATGCGCAACAGGCCGAAGTGCAGAAAGCCCAGGACAACTTCAACCGCCGGAAAAATCTCGCCGCTGGCGGGGCGATTTCCCAGGAAGAACTGTCCCACGCCCGCGATGACCTGACCTCGGCGCAAAACGCCCTGGCCAACGCCAAACAGCAACTGAAAACCACCAGCGCGCTGGTCGATGACACCGTGGTGTCGTCGCACCCGGACGTGATGGCTGCCGCCGCGCAGCTGCGTCAGGCCTACCTGACCAATGCTCGCAGCACCTTGATCGCACCGGTCACCGGTTATGTCGCCAAGCGCACCGTGCAACTCGGCCAGCGTGTGCAGCCGGGCACCGCGCTGATGGCGGTGATTCCGCTGGATCAGTTGTGGATCGACGCCAACTTCAAGGAAACCCAGCTGCGTGACATGCGCATCGGCCAACCGGTGGAGATCGAGTCGGACATCTACGGCAGCGACGTGAAGTTCAGCGGCACCATCGACAGCCTCGGCGCAGGTACCGGCAGCGCGTTCGCCCTGTTGCCGGCGCAGAACGCCACCGGTAACTGGATCAAGATCGTGCAGCGTGTGCCGGTACGGATTCACGTCAACGCCGAAGAGCTGGCCAAACATCCGCTGCGCGTCGGTCTGTCGACCAATGTCGAGGTCAACCTGCACGACCAGAGTGGCCCGGTACTGGCCCAGCAGCCACCGCAAAAGGCCTCGTTCAGCACCAACGTCTACGACCGTCAATTGGCCGAAGCCGACGCGATGATCACCCAGTTGATCCACGACAACAGCGCGGCGGTCAGCAAGACCGCGCAACGCTGA
- a CDS encoding efflux transporter outer membrane subunit — translation MSGKTLRSSLTLVLSAMILAGCANYSGLDTQGASLDAKTLKTGQSLNGVTLSQAAWPSRDWWTSLGDPQLDGLIREALKDSPDMQIADARAHQANAAAYAADAERYPTLDASAGISRSRLAKDQDPRGQGDAYATVRNISAGFNYNFDLWGGQRDAWEAALGQARAAEVDRQAAQLTLAADVARAYSDLGQAHIVYDLANEDLKRTKQMLDLSQRRLSSGIDSQYQFQQTQSLEASSEASLIDAEKRLNSAKIALAVLLGKGPDRGNEIARPKVLQASAVALPSVLPAELLGRRPDLVAARWRVEAASKDIDSAKTRFYPNLNLSASAGAESLLGDAMFGSASRFFNIAPTISVPIFDGGRLRANLDARDADYDLAVAQYNKSLVKALGDVSDTINQLRDIGRQIGAQQHATEIAQDSYNTVVQRYGSGIGNYLDVLSIEQQLLQAQRQLANLNAEQIDLSIQLMQALGGGFQGQTLTAANATPATPHN, via the coding sequence ATGAGCGGTAAAACCTTGCGCAGCAGCCTGACACTGGTGCTGTCGGCGATGATCCTCGCCGGTTGCGCCAACTACAGTGGCCTCGATACCCAGGGCGCCAGCCTCGACGCGAAAACCCTCAAGACCGGGCAATCGCTCAACGGCGTGACCCTGTCCCAGGCCGCGTGGCCGAGTCGCGACTGGTGGACCAGCCTCGGCGATCCGCAGCTCGACGGGCTGATCCGCGAAGCCCTGAAAGACAGCCCGGACATGCAGATCGCCGACGCCCGTGCCCATCAGGCCAACGCCGCCGCGTACGCCGCCGATGCCGAGCGCTATCCGACCCTCGACGCCAGCGCCGGCATCAGCCGTTCGCGTCTGGCCAAGGATCAGGACCCGCGAGGGCAGGGCGATGCCTACGCCACCGTGCGCAACATCAGCGCCGGTTTCAATTACAACTTCGACCTGTGGGGCGGCCAGCGTGACGCCTGGGAAGCCGCACTCGGTCAGGCCCGCGCCGCCGAAGTCGACCGTCAGGCCGCGCAACTGACCCTCGCCGCCGACGTGGCCCGGGCCTACAGCGATCTGGGTCAGGCGCACATCGTCTATGACCTGGCCAACGAAGACCTCAAACGCACCAAACAGATGCTGGACCTTAGCCAGCGCCGCTTGAGCTCCGGGATCGACAGCCAGTACCAGTTCCAGCAGACCCAAAGTCTGGAAGCCAGCTCCGAAGCCAGCCTGATCGACGCTGAAAAGCGCCTGAACAGCGCGAAAATCGCCCTGGCCGTGTTGCTCGGCAAAGGCCCGGATCGCGGCAACGAAATCGCTCGACCGAAAGTCCTGCAAGCCAGTGCTGTCGCGCTGCCGTCTGTTCTGCCCGCCGAACTGCTGGGCCGTCGCCCGGATCTGGTCGCCGCGCGCTGGCGTGTCGAGGCGGCGAGCAAGGACATCGACTCGGCCAAGACCCGCTTCTATCCCAACTTGAACCTGTCGGCTTCCGCCGGTGCCGAATCCTTGTTGGGGGACGCGATGTTCGGTTCCGCCAGTCGCTTCTTCAACATTGCCCCGACGATTTCGGTGCCGATCTTCGATGGCGGACGCCTGCGCGCCAACCTCGATGCCCGCGACGCCGATTACGACCTCGCCGTGGCGCAATACAACAAAAGCCTGGTGAAAGCCCTGGGCGATGTCAGCGACACGATCAACCAGTTGCGTGACATCGGCCGGCAGATCGGCGCCCAGCAGCATGCGACCGAGATTGCCCAGGATTCTTACAACACCGTCGTCCAGCGTTACGGTTCCGGCATCGGCAACTACCTGGACGTGCTCAGCATCGAGCAGCAATTGCTGCAGGCCCAGCGTCAGCTGGCGAACCTGAATGCCGAGCAGATCGACCTGTCGATTCAACTGATGCAAGCGCTGGGCGGCGGCTTCCAGGGGCAAACCCTGACCGCAGCCAACGCCACCCCAGCCACGCCGCACAACTAA
- a CDS encoding MarR family winged helix-turn-helix transcriptional regulator, translating to MKHFTPDEFKHCHLGLLLGRAALLKDKIIDTHMEPHGITAAQFKVLIIMAQYGVDTPAELCRHLSLDSGSMTRMLDRLEQKGFLVRQRSEGDRRQVQLKLTEQGQQLADRLPHIGADAMNELAGAVTPDELKTLEYILKKILLAAGDPITLQRLGEQNER from the coding sequence ATGAAGCATTTCACCCCCGACGAATTCAAGCATTGCCATCTCGGCCTGTTGCTCGGCCGTGCCGCGCTGCTCAAGGACAAGATCATCGACACCCACATGGAACCCCACGGCATCACCGCCGCGCAGTTCAAGGTGTTGATCATCATGGCCCAGTACGGCGTCGACACCCCGGCCGAGCTGTGCCGGCATCTGTCGCTGGACAGCGGTTCGATGACCCGCATGCTCGACCGTCTGGAGCAGAAAGGTTTCCTGGTTCGCCAACGCAGCGAAGGCGATCGCCGTCAGGTGCAACTCAAACTCACCGAACAGGGCCAGCAACTGGCCGATCGCCTGCCGCACATCGGCGCCGACGCCATGAATGAACTGGCGGGCGCCGTGACCCCGGACGAGTTGAAAACCCTGGAATACATCCTCAAGAAAATTTTGCTGGCAGCCGGTGACCCGATCACCCTCCAGCGGTTAGGTGAACAAAATGAGCGGTAA
- a CDS encoding DUF308 domain-containing protein yields MVRLSMVLLGHDFVRRRWSALALTGVVWGAAGVAIFIDALDGVLYFPLHVFGYLLLLEALIILLVPAPKTGTAAALRKARGLAFLLLGLLIVDRQHAAGVILAVLFGAAFLLDGGFRLAAAVVVRFVGWRMSLLVALFEIGFGVFILEPYPSLYKGTVPFCIGMSIFLSGCALLQQALRFKNRPAPVTPAPVHAPACNSAMVIHVWTPSGTVEDTLVRNRLLNRYIAAVDINGVISAGHAAMECGPDIYISHYPLDDIDRSAGDFVRLLRATPNNDVAGRFLPDYASEVADWCPSSVQVSFAHYDAARLQAFWADYRQNTTYNLTSRNCSSAVAHSLEAALEGAMNRGHSSMLDFARIIISPEFWVAAQVRKRAEAMAWTPGLVLDYARALHAAIEPAPPGWHGIYAGARRACGYVATALRGREVHPLQPPPMNHPSDKS; encoded by the coding sequence ATGGTCCGTTTGAGTATGGTCTTGCTCGGTCACGACTTTGTCCGGCGGCGCTGGTCAGCACTGGCATTGACCGGCGTTGTCTGGGGCGCGGCCGGTGTGGCCATCTTCATCGATGCGCTGGACGGTGTTCTGTATTTTCCGCTGCATGTGTTCGGCTATCTGTTGTTGCTCGAAGCCCTGATCATTCTGTTGGTGCCGGCTCCGAAAACCGGCACGGCGGCGGCTTTGCGCAAGGCTCGCGGTTTGGCGTTTCTGCTGCTGGGGCTGCTGATCGTCGACCGACAGCATGCTGCCGGTGTGATTCTCGCGGTGTTGTTCGGTGCGGCTTTTCTGCTCGATGGCGGTTTTCGGCTGGCGGCTGCGGTGGTGGTGCGCTTTGTCGGTTGGCGAATGTCACTGCTGGTGGCGCTGTTCGAGATCGGCTTTGGCGTGTTCATCCTCGAACCGTATCCGAGTCTTTACAAGGGGACGGTGCCATTCTGCATTGGCATGAGCATCTTTCTTTCGGGCTGTGCCTTGTTGCAGCAGGCATTGCGGTTCAAGAACAGACCGGCGCCGGTGACGCCTGCCCCGGTCCATGCCCCTGCATGCAACAGCGCAATGGTGATCCATGTCTGGACACCGAGCGGCACCGTTGAAGACACCCTGGTGCGCAATCGGTTGCTCAATCGTTACATCGCGGCGGTCGATATCAACGGCGTCATCTCTGCCGGCCACGCGGCAATGGAGTGTGGGCCGGACATCTACATCAGCCATTATCCGCTGGACGACATCGATCGCTCGGCGGGGGATTTCGTGCGGTTGCTGCGGGCCACGCCGAACAACGACGTGGCGGGGCGGTTTCTGCCGGACTATGCGAGCGAAGTGGCCGACTGGTGCCCGTCCTCGGTGCAGGTCAGCTTCGCGCACTACGATGCCGCGCGGCTTCAGGCGTTCTGGGCGGATTATCGACAGAACACCACCTACAACCTTACCAGCCGCAATTGTTCGAGTGCTGTCGCGCACAGCCTTGAGGCAGCACTCGAGGGCGCGATGAACCGGGGGCATTCGAGCATGCTGGATTTTGCCCGGATCATCATCAGCCCCGAATTCTGGGTCGCGGCCCAGGTGCGCAAGCGCGCCGAGGCCATGGCCTGGACACCCGGCCTGGTGCTCGATTATGCGCGGGCGTTGCATGCTGCCATCGAGCCAGCGCCGCCGGGCTGGCACGGCATTTACGCGGGAGCCAGGCGTGCCTGCGGGTATGTGGCGACTGCGTTGCGCGGGCGGGAAGTCCATCCCCTTCAGCCGCCACCGATGAATCATCCCTCCGACAAATCCTGA